Proteins encoded by one window of Candidatus Bathyarchaeota archaeon:
- a CDS encoding phosphopyruvate hydratase, whose product MSSIIEDLIARKVFNNRGEETIEIDVITTSGFGRAAAPAGKSKGKAEVVNYPTGGVDQAIKKIDDLIAPELAGLNADFQEEIDSTLHEIDGTADFKNIGGNTAVAISLANAEAAANSHGLLLFQFLGGNAATTMPFPLGNCISGGAHTRGKAPDIQEFLALPHGAESFLEAQTANAKIHKKIGESLRKKTTSFNGGKSDEGAWIASIDTQDAFDTIARACEEVGNEMDFECGFGIDVAASSFWKPKEEKYVYNNEGKKRDTAEQLEYMLELIEKYHLTYVEDPFHEDDFESLAELTKKAKNCIICGDDLFTTNTERLNNGIKINAGNAIIIKVNQIGTLTDAVETIETAQKHGYDPVISHRSGDTTDWHIAHIAVAYKCPIIKTGVVEGARIAKLNELIRIEHFLGDRAKMADLKIR is encoded by the coding sequence GTGTCATCAATCATCGAAGACCTCATCGCCAGAAAAGTTTTCAATAACCGAGGAGAAGAAACCATAGAAATCGACGTAATCACCACCTCAGGCTTTGGAAGAGCAGCCGCACCCGCAGGCAAAAGCAAAGGCAAAGCCGAAGTAGTGAATTACCCAACAGGCGGCGTAGACCAAGCCATAAAAAAAATCGACGACCTCATCGCTCCCGAACTTGCAGGATTAAACGCTGATTTTCAAGAAGAAATCGACAGCACACTCCACGAAATCGACGGCACTGCTGATTTTAAAAACATCGGCGGAAACACCGCAGTCGCCATCTCTTTAGCAAACGCGGAAGCAGCCGCAAACTCTCACGGTTTACTCCTATTCCAATTCTTAGGCGGAAACGCCGCAACCACCATGCCCTTCCCGCTGGGCAACTGCATAAGCGGAGGCGCACACACTCGCGGCAAAGCCCCCGACATCCAAGAATTTTTGGCGTTGCCGCATGGTGCAGAAAGCTTCTTAGAAGCCCAAACTGCAAACGCCAAGATTCACAAAAAAATCGGCGAATCCCTGCGAAAGAAAACCACCAGTTTTAACGGTGGAAAAAGCGACGAAGGCGCATGGATAGCCAGCATCGACACCCAAGACGCATTTGACACAATCGCGCGGGCTTGCGAAGAGGTGGGTAACGAAATGGACTTTGAATGCGGCTTTGGAATTGATGTTGCAGCATCCTCGTTTTGGAAGCCAAAAGAAGAAAAATACGTCTACAACAACGAGGGCAAAAAACGCGACACTGCCGAACAACTTGAGTATATGCTTGAATTAATCGAAAAATATCATTTAACCTATGTGGAAGACCCCTTCCACGAAGACGACTTCGAAAGCCTCGCAGAACTCACCAAAAAAGCTAAGAATTGCATAATCTGTGGAGACGATTTATTCACAACCAATACTGAAAGGTTAAATAATGGAATAAAGATTAACGCTGGAAACGCTATCATCATAAAAGTCAACCAGATAGGCACCCTAACCGATGCAGTTGAAACAATCGAAACAGCCCAAAAGCACGGTTACGACCCTGTCATATCCCACCGCTCAGGCGACACAACCGACTGGCACATCGCGCACATAGCAGTCGCCTACAAATGTCCCATCATAAAAACAGGTGTGGTCGAGGGCGCACGCATAGCCAAACTAAACGAGCTAATCCGCATCGAGCACTTCCTTGGGGACAGAGCAAAAATGGCTGACTTAAAAATACGCTAA
- the rpsB gene encoding 30S ribosomal protein S2, with protein sequence MSEDEVKQNQPEEEQAENPPEEENIEQVSTEPEYEEVEAQDATQAPEETLLLPRDTLLSAGIHIGTRMKTLDMEPFIYRVRPDGLFVLDVKKTDDRIRTTAKFLSRYEPAKVAVAATRLYAHEPVKKFCQLTGATPLIGRFIPGQLSNPQYPNRVDPEVIVVSDPRADAQAVKEASKVGIPIVALCSTDNEFAGVDLVIPTNNKGRRALAVIFWLLARQVLRERGELGPDRDPPATIEDFEAKVTREEEDES encoded by the coding sequence ATGTCAGAAGACGAAGTAAAACAAAACCAACCAGAAGAGGAACAAGCAGAGAATCCTCCAGAAGAAGAAAACATAGAACAAGTAAGCACCGAACCTGAGTATGAAGAAGTTGAAGCTCAGGATGCAACACAAGCTCCAGAGGAAACCCTGCTTCTGCCACGAGACACCCTGCTCTCCGCAGGCATCCACATCGGCACAAGAATGAAAACCCTAGACATGGAACCCTTCATCTACCGCGTCAGACCAGACGGACTATTCGTCCTAGACGTTAAAAAAACAGACGACCGCATCCGAACCACAGCCAAATTCCTCTCCCGCTACGAACCAGCAAAAGTAGCCGTTGCAGCAACAAGACTCTACGCACACGAACCAGTCAAAAAATTCTGCCAACTCACAGGCGCAACGCCACTAATCGGCAGATTCATCCCAGGCCAACTCAGTAACCCACAATACCCAAACCGAGTGGACCCAGAAGTTATCGTGGTCTCCGACCCAAGAGCTGACGCTCAAGCAGTCAAAGAAGCCAGCAAAGTCGGCATCCCCATCGTCGCACTCTGCAGTACTGACAACGAATTCGCAGGCGTAGACCTAGTTATCCCAACCAACAACAAAGGCAGACGCGCACTAGCCGTCATATTCTGGCTACTGGCAAGACAAGTCCTACGCGAACGCGGCGAACTAGGCCCAGACAGAGATCCACCGGCAACCATCGAAGACTTCGAAGCCAAAGTAACCCGCGAAGAGGAGGATGAGAGCTAA
- a CDS encoding putative toxin-antitoxin system toxin component, PIN family, whose translation MWISALLWGGKPAQIIKAAEDGKVTIFLSEEIVGEISQVLTYPKLKKIYQAEGLHHQELIEAVLKVSKFVEVNKKVNVVLEHPADDKFIDCALAAKADYIVSGDKHLLNIGSYRKTSILSVSEFLKLKEKLL comes from the coding sequence GTGTGGATTTCTGCATTGCTTTGGGGCGGAAAACCAGCCCAAATCATTAAGGCGGCTGAGGACGGCAAAGTTACCATCTTTTTGTCTGAGGAGATTGTTGGAGAAATCAGCCAAGTTCTAACTTATCCCAAGTTAAAGAAAATCTATCAAGCTGAAGGCTTACATCATCAGGAGTTAATTGAGGCAGTTCTTAAAGTCAGCAAGTTCGTTGAGGTTAATAAAAAAGTAAATGTTGTTTTGGAGCACCCCGCAGATGACAAGTTCATCGATTGCGCCTTAGCCGCTAAAGCAGATTATATTGTCAGCGGAGACAAGCACCTTCTAAACATTGGCAGCTATAGGAAAACTTCGATACTGTCAGTCAGCGAGTTTCTCAAACTTAAAGAAAAACTTTTGTAA
- a CDS encoding isopentenyl phosphate kinase produces MNDERPIILKIGGSAITDKTGELAAKTEIINRLAEEIKRADLDNLIIIHGGGSFGHPTAAKYGIKDGYKQDPTQKIGFAETHHVMTVLNGLVMDSLIWHEIPAVSIAPSSCIVTENGKIKHFDETVLKAMTKMIFTPVMYGDAVLDEKLGFTILSGDQLVSYLAIKYKARKIVVGVDTDGLFDSDPKTNPNAKPFKSLTLAELKALQPKLGKAQGTDVTGGMAAKIAELIPAIEQGVHVTITGATKGLSIYRALTDQSVLGTEIE; encoded by the coding sequence ATGAACGATGAAAGACCGATAATCCTAAAAATCGGCGGTTCAGCCATCACCGACAAAACAGGAGAACTAGCCGCAAAAACCGAAATCATAAACCGCCTAGCAGAAGAAATCAAACGCGCAGACCTCGACAACCTCATCATAATCCACGGAGGCGGAAGCTTCGGACACCCCACCGCAGCAAAATACGGCATCAAAGACGGATACAAACAAGACCCAACACAAAAAATAGGCTTCGCCGAAACACACCACGTCATGACCGTACTAAACGGCCTAGTCATGGACTCACTCATCTGGCACGAGATTCCAGCCGTAAGCATCGCACCCTCCTCCTGCATAGTAACAGAAAACGGCAAAATCAAACACTTCGACGAAACCGTTCTAAAAGCCATGACAAAAATGATATTCACACCCGTCATGTACGGCGACGCAGTCCTCGACGAAAAACTAGGCTTCACAATCCTCTCAGGCGACCAACTCGTCTCATACTTAGCAATCAAATACAAAGCCAGAAAAATAGTCGTCGGCGTTGACACAGACGGCTTATTTGATTCTGACCCAAAAACTAACCCAAACGCCAAACCCTTCAAAAGCTTAACGTTGGCAGAGCTCAAGGCGCTTCAGCCTAAACTAGGCAAAGCCCAAGGCACCGACGTAACAGGTGGCATGGCAGCAAAAATCGCTGAATTAATCCCAGCCATCGAGCAAGGCGTCCATGTAACCATTACTGGCGCCACGAAAGGGTTATCTATTTACAGAGCCTTAACAGACCAGAGTGTGTTAGGGACAGAAATAGAGTAG
- a CDS encoding PocR ligand-binding domain-containing protein, producing the protein MEGRGERGISEDFAKDYRENRSTQHSNIRTILIIVIAVAGLVLLYYLSQQNYLLFHTFVEIFSIVTAIAIFAIAWNTRRLVDNSYFKIIGIALLFVAILALIHTLAYKGMGVFPDAGANLATQLWIATRYLLSFSFLVPLLLIHHKVKSIITIASYTIISGLILLSIYFGVFPQAYNDIIDQLTPFKIGSEYVISAIILVSIVVLIKKRREFSGRIFKLLLTAMALAIATEMAFTLYTDVYGISNMIGHLVNIGSFYCIYIALVETSLTNPFELLFRNLKQSEVSLANRARELTEVNDRLEQEIAERKAIEEALRESEERLQFKLDSVLSPDVEIEEQDLANIIDVSSLQATMNHLYEVTNMGFALKDLKGNVLINTGWQDICTKFHRINPQSLEKCLESDLQFSGSLKKGEIKIYTCKNNMQEVVTPLYIGNKHVGNVFFGQFFFEKQKINRDVFATQAEKYGFNREAYLAALERVPRFSKEKIEQLMVFYARLTEIISKLSHSNVKLAKSLYNQKELQAILEDKAVEVEEYASQMEKLAEERARQLKDAERLSAIGATAAMVGHDIRNPLQAITSELYLEKLEVESLPEDEAKQNLLESIHSIEENILYMNKIIADLQDFARPLNPKKEKVQAKKAITDALAMVSVPDNIKVNVNAKEPTKLTVDPTMIKRILVNLIQNGVQAMPNGGELTINVTNKRNQIIIDVQDTGEGIPKEVQDKLFMPLMTTKAKGQGFGLAVVKRMTEAMGGKITFESEAGKGTKFTLQFSK; encoded by the coding sequence TTGGAGGGGCGAGGTGAGAGGGGAATCAGCGAGGACTTTGCCAAAGACTATCGAGAAAATCGCTCAACTCAACATTCAAACATACGGACGATACTGATAATTGTAATCGCGGTCGCGGGTTTGGTATTACTGTATTATTTGAGCCAGCAAAATTACCTGCTCTTCCACACTTTTGTTGAAATCTTTAGCATAGTAACTGCCATAGCCATCTTTGCCATAGCATGGAATACCAGACGCTTAGTGGACAATAGTTATTTCAAAATAATCGGTATCGCACTGCTTTTTGTTGCCATACTGGCTCTAATCCATACATTAGCATACAAAGGGATGGGAGTTTTCCCAGATGCTGGCGCCAACTTGGCAACTCAGTTATGGATAGCAACCAGATACTTACTTAGTTTTTCATTTCTTGTGCCGCTACTTTTGATTCACCACAAAGTTAAATCAATTATTACCATTGCAAGTTACACTATTATTTCAGGATTGATTCTTCTTTCAATCTACTTTGGAGTGTTTCCGCAAGCCTATAACGACATAATAGATCAACTAACGCCTTTCAAAATAGGCAGCGAATACGTCATATCAGCAATCATACTCGTTTCCATCGTTGTCTTAATCAAAAAAAGACGAGAATTCAGCGGACGCATTTTCAAGCTATTATTGACTGCCATGGCATTGGCGATTGCCACTGAAATGGCCTTCACACTGTACACTGATGTTTATGGAATCTCAAACATGATAGGACATTTAGTAAACATAGGGTCTTTTTATTGCATTTACATTGCTCTGGTTGAGACAAGCCTAACTAACCCCTTCGAATTGCTATTCCGCAACCTAAAACAAAGCGAAGTATCGCTGGCAAACCGCGCCCGAGAACTAACCGAAGTTAACGATAGACTAGAGCAAGAAATTGCTGAACGGAAAGCCATTGAGGAAGCATTGCGCGAAAGCGAAGAGCGACTACAGTTCAAGTTGGATTCAGTATTATCTCCAGATGTCGAAATCGAGGAGCAGGACTTAGCCAACATCATAGATGTGTCTTCCTTGCAAGCAACCATGAACCACCTCTACGAGGTAACTAACATGGGGTTTGCACTCAAAGACCTCAAGGGAAACGTGCTCATCAACACGGGTTGGCAAGACATATGCACAAAGTTTCACAGGATTAATCCGCAATCATTAGAGAAATGTCTAGAAAGCGACTTGCAATTTTCAGGCAGTCTCAAAAAAGGCGAAATAAAAATCTACACGTGCAAAAACAACATGCAAGAAGTTGTAACACCATTATATATAGGCAATAAGCACGTTGGCAATGTTTTCTTTGGTCAATTTTTCTTTGAGAAACAAAAGATTAACCGCGACGTGTTTGCTACCCAAGCTGAGAAATACGGCTTTAATAGAGAAGCGTACCTTGCCGCACTTGAACGTGTACCACGGTTCAGCAAAGAAAAAATTGAGCAGCTAATGGTTTTCTACGCTCGCCTAACGGAGATAATCTCTAAACTTAGCCACTCAAACGTCAAACTTGCTAAATCACTCTATAACCAAAAGGAACTGCAGGCAATACTGGAGGACAAAGCCGTTGAAGTTGAAGAGTACGCTTCGCAGATGGAGAAGCTTGCTGAGGAGAGAGCGCGCCAACTTAAAGATGCTGAGCGATTATCTGCAATTGGTGCGACCGCCGCTATGGTTGGTCATGATATTCGTAATCCTTTACAGGCGATAACCAGCGAGTTGTACCTTGAGAAGCTTGAGGTTGAGTCGCTACCAGAGGATGAGGCTAAACAGAACTTGCTTGAGAGCATCCATAGTATTGAGGAAAACATATTGTACATGAATAAGATTATCGCTGATCTCCAAGATTTTGCCAGACCCTTAAACCCCAAGAAAGAGAAAGTGCAAGCCAAGAAAGCAATCACTGACGCATTGGCGATGGTATCGGTGCCTGATAACATCAAAGTAAATGTCAACGCAAAAGAACCAACCAAACTTACTGTTGACCCAACAATGATTAAGCGCATACTTGTAAACCTCATCCAAAACGGCGTGCAAGCCATGCCCAACGGCGGAGAACTAACCATAAACGTAACCAACAAACGAAACCAAATCATAATTGACGTCCAAGACACAGGAGAAGGCATACCAAAAGAAGTGCAGGACAAACTCTTCATGCCTTTGATGACTACTAAGGCTAAGGGTCAGGGCTTTGGGTTGGCAGTAGTTAAGCGAATGACTGAAGCTATGGGCGGCAAAATAACTTTTGAGAGCGAAGCGGGCAAAGGCACCAAATTCACTCTGCAATTCTCAAAATAG
- a CDS encoding aconitase X catalytic domain-containing protein: MELTKQEQAMLNGAEGYAVRKSMEILVALGEIFGAKSLIDVGSVQVAGVSYHNLGDAGLEFLNSLAADGRVRVLTTLNPAGMDLENWQQLGISPEFAEKQNLVIDAFTRMGILVSCTCTPYLIGNLPLYGEHVAWSESSAVTFANSVLGARTNREGGPSALAAAFVGKTPCYGLHLDENRVPDVHVKVNAELTKLSDWGALGYAIGKKAENKIPYITGIKTAELDELKSFCASVVTYGAKPLFYMKGITPGAELQKQPSEMVVVEQSDLKNAYDNINDQVSDIDFVCVGCPHCSIKEIAEIATLLKGKKVAEGTELWVATSRTAKQLADKRGYTAIIEEAGGKFACDTCMAVAPLKGRFKALATTSAKGCFYSRQNLMKTKMGSMKECVEAAVTGKWNN, translated from the coding sequence ATGGAGTTAACTAAACAAGAACAAGCCATGCTAAACGGTGCTGAAGGCTACGCTGTACGCAAAAGCATGGAAATCCTAGTTGCGCTCGGCGAAATCTTTGGTGCAAAGAGTCTGATTGATGTGGGTAGTGTTCAAGTGGCAGGCGTGTCTTATCATAACCTTGGCGATGCAGGCTTAGAATTTCTTAATTCGCTAGCGGCTGACGGCAGAGTCCGGGTGCTCACAACCCTAAACCCAGCAGGCATGGACTTGGAAAACTGGCAGCAACTCGGCATAAGCCCAGAATTTGCAGAGAAACAAAACCTCGTAATAGACGCATTCACACGAATGGGTATACTCGTAAGCTGTACCTGCACACCTTACTTGATTGGCAATTTGCCACTTTATGGTGAACATGTTGCATGGTCAGAGAGCAGCGCCGTAACATTCGCAAACTCGGTGCTTGGCGCTCGCACGAACCGTGAAGGAGGACCATCCGCGTTAGCCGCGGCTTTCGTGGGCAAAACACCCTGCTATGGCTTGCATCTAGATGAGAACCGAGTCCCAGATGTACACGTTAAAGTTAACGCAGAATTAACTAAGCTCTCGGATTGGGGCGCGCTGGGCTACGCCATCGGCAAGAAGGCGGAAAACAAAATCCCCTACATCACAGGCATCAAAACAGCGGAACTGGATGAACTCAAAAGCTTCTGCGCTTCCGTAGTAACGTATGGCGCGAAACCGCTTTTTTACATGAAAGGCATAACACCGGGCGCTGAACTGCAAAAACAGCCATCCGAGATGGTCGTAGTAGAGCAAAGTGACCTCAAAAACGCTTATGACAACATCAACGACCAAGTTAGCGACATAGACTTTGTCTGCGTCGGCTGCCCCCACTGCAGTATCAAGGAAATCGCTGAAATCGCCACTTTGCTAAAAGGCAAAAAAGTCGCAGAGGGCACGGAACTATGGGTTGCTACTTCCCGAACAGCAAAACAGCTTGCCGACAAGCGCGGGTATACTGCGATCATTGAAGAGGCGGGCGGCAAATTTGCATGCGACACCTGCATGGCAGTCGCACCCCTAAAAGGCAGGTTCAAAGCGTTGGCAACAACATCAGCGAAGGGCTGCTTCTATTCACGTCAGAACCTTATGAAAACAAAAATGGGCAGCATGAAAGAATGCGTCGAGGCGGCGGTGACTGGAAAATGGAACAATTAA
- a CDS encoding AbrB/MazE/SpoVT family DNA-binding domain-containing protein, with amino-acid sequence MVEASTTKVSSKGQVVIPANVRKAASLKKGEKILAIAIDDTVVLKKIVDKSFEETMKPVWRRVRQMGLAEEDINALIEEARTQSSS; translated from the coding sequence ATGGTGGAAGCGTCTACAACTAAGGTTTCATCTAAAGGGCAAGTGGTGATTCCTGCGAACGTGCGTAAAGCCGCCAGCCTCAAGAAAGGCGAAAAAATCTTAGCCATAGCCATCGACGACACAGTAGTTCTGAAAAAGATAGTTGACAAGTCTTTTGAAGAGACCATGAAGCCTGTGTGGAGAAGAGTTAGGCAGATGGGTCTTGCGGAGGAAGACATAAACGCTCTCATCGAAGAAGCGAGGACTCAAAGTAGTTCTTGA
- the amrB gene encoding AmmeMemoRadiSam system protein B: MRAKSLPTLRRPTVAGQFYEGDAEALRAQLKACFLHPLGPQKLPKVNLHLHPRNIVGMVCPHAGYMYSGPVAATAFYELAQDGKPDTVVLLGPNHTGYGSALALMNEGTWQTPLGNIEIDTKLAKAILHETQIVDADATAHRFEHSLEVQLPFLQFLYGNDFKIVPISFLMQDYASAVEVGRALVEALDTTNSVVIASSDMTHYESAKIAAKKDHEALKHVTAMDAKGFYETIEKQNISACGYAPITSLITYANGIVAKEAKLLSYHNSGDITGDHSSVVGYATVTFRK; the protein is encoded by the coding sequence ATGAGAGCTAAAAGTTTGCCAACCCTTCGGCGTCCAACCGTAGCTGGTCAATTCTACGAGGGAGATGCCGAAGCGCTTAGAGCACAACTTAAAGCTTGCTTCCTACACCCGCTTGGTCCACAAAAACTTCCCAAAGTTAACCTTCACCTGCACCCGCGAAACATCGTGGGCATGGTTTGTCCGCACGCTGGCTACATGTATTCAGGTCCAGTGGCGGCAACAGCTTTTTACGAATTAGCCCAAGACGGCAAACCCGACACTGTCGTGCTTTTAGGTCCAAACCACACAGGCTACGGCAGCGCTCTCGCGCTCATGAACGAAGGCACATGGCAAACACCACTGGGCAACATTGAAATCGACACAAAACTTGCCAAAGCAATACTGCATGAAACACAAATCGTAGATGCAGATGCAACCGCGCATAGGTTTGAGCACTCGCTAGAGGTGCAACTGCCTTTTCTACAGTTCCTCTACGGCAATGATTTTAAAATTGTCCCCATCAGCTTCTTGATGCAGGACTATGCTTCAGCCGTCGAAGTCGGCAGAGCACTAGTCGAAGCCTTAGATACCACAAACTCTGTGGTTATTGCTTCCTCAGACATGACGCATTATGAATCAGCAAAAATAGCCGCCAAAAAAGACCATGAAGCACTCAAACACGTCACCGCTATGGATGCCAAAGGCTTCTACGAAACCATTGAAAAGCAAAACATCTCAGCCTGTGGGTACGCGCCCATAACCAGCCTAATCACCTATGCGAATGGCATAGTTGCCAAGGAAGCCAAACTTTTAAGTTACCACAACAGCGGAGACATCACAGGCGACCACTCAAGCGTCGTCGGCTACGCCACAGTAACCTTCAGAAAATAG
- the mvk gene encoding mevalonate kinase has product MGKGQGYGKVILYGEHFVVHGVPGIVSAIDATTDATVTKAQKGLNIQDQRKTAKGYSQEKQQQQIESIQRMLKTLNLNPNMPLNIWIGGTLPGFSGLGASAASSVAIARAISEELNLNLTNEKINQIAYEAEKAYAGNPSGIDNTAATYGGLMWFQKNPAGGPDTVQRLHIRKPVEIVIGSTGKVANTKAMVEGVAERKKQNPAKYDPLFKQAENLAVAGRKALEAGDLKKVGELMNENHRLLQEIGVSSKELDLLVDMARKQGALGAKLTGGGGGGCMIALTPGKDLQGKVASAFKTAGFEFLSTKIGVVTG; this is encoded by the coding sequence ATGGGCAAAGGCCAAGGATACGGAAAAGTCATCCTGTACGGCGAACACTTCGTCGTCCACGGCGTCCCAGGCATCGTCTCAGCCATCGACGCCACAACAGACGCCACAGTCACAAAAGCACAAAAAGGTTTAAACATTCAAGACCAACGCAAAACCGCCAAAGGCTACAGCCAAGAAAAACAGCAACAACAAATCGAATCCATCCAACGCATGCTAAAAACCCTAAACCTAAACCCCAACATGCCACTAAACATCTGGATAGGCGGCACATTGCCAGGCTTTAGCGGACTGGGCGCTTCAGCAGCAAGCAGCGTCGCCATCGCACGCGCCATCAGCGAAGAACTAAACCTCAACTTAACAAACGAAAAAATAAACCAAATCGCCTACGAAGCAGAAAAAGCCTACGCAGGCAACCCGTCAGGCATCGACAACACTGCAGCCACCTACGGCGGGCTCATGTGGTTCCAAAAGAACCCAGCAGGTGGACCAGATACCGTGCAACGCTTACACATCAGAAAACCAGTTGAAATCGTCATCGGCAGCACAGGTAAAGTCGCCAACACTAAAGCCATGGTGGAGGGCGTCGCCGAACGCAAAAAACAGAACCCAGCCAAGTATGACCCGCTGTTTAAGCAGGCAGAAAACTTGGCAGTCGCGGGACGCAAGGCACTCGAAGCTGGCGACCTAAAGAAAGTCGGCGAACTCATGAACGAAAACCACCGCCTACTCCAAGAAATCGGAGTCTCCAGCAAAGAACTAGACTTACTGGTTGATATGGCACGCAAGCAGGGGGCGTTGGGCGCAAAACTAACAGGCGGCGGAGGCGGAGGCTGCATGATTGCATTAACGCCAGGCAAGGACTTGCAGGGCAAAGTCGCCAGCGCATTTAAGACTGCTGGTTTTGAGTTTTTAAGCACTAAAATCGGCGTAGTAACCGGCTAG
- a CDS encoding DUF126 domain-containing protein encodes MEQLKGRIIYKGKAEGEALVTSMPISFYGGVDPNTGIVLEKGHELQGQSVKGKILVFPQGKGSTVGSYTLYRMKKNGTAPAGMINKETETIVAVGAIISEIPFVDKIEISKIKTGNRVSIEKDSVSIA; translated from the coding sequence ATGGAACAATTAAAAGGCAGAATCATCTACAAAGGCAAAGCAGAAGGCGAAGCACTGGTAACTTCGATGCCGATTAGCTTCTATGGCGGAGTTGACCCAAACACTGGCATAGTGCTCGAAAAAGGGCACGAACTGCAAGGACAAAGCGTCAAAGGCAAAATCCTCGTTTTCCCACAAGGCAAAGGCTCAACCGTCGGCTCCTACACGCTGTACCGCATGAAGAAAAACGGCACCGCACCCGCAGGCATGATAAATAAAGAAACAGAAACCATCGTCGCAGTCGGAGCCATTATAAGCGAAATCCCATTCGTAGACAAAATTGAGATCTCAAAAATCAAAACAGGCAACAGAGTAAGCATAGAAAAAGACTCAGTATCAATCGCTTGA
- a CDS encoding UbiD family decarboxylase, which yields MGLRNFIETLDKNGELTRIKKPVSTEYEMAGIINALGEKPVYFENVKESNYPVVAGLVSSKELICRSMGITKQQLLPKLLSAIEHPVAPQVVAKGACQEVVETNVDLTKLPIMHYTEKDGGKYVASAVSIIKDPELGRNMCFHRLMLKDKNHFVARIVEHRGTDTALAKAGGELDIAICIGNSTPVLLAAATSLPMGVDELGMANALEKTELVKCKTVDLEVPADCEFVLEGRITKEKVTEGPFLDLTGIVDRQRQQPVLEVKCVTHRQKPIYQTILAGKNEHKFLMGMPKEPTIFKEVSKVCQCKDVYITPGGCSWLHAVVQIKKVNADDGKKAIDAAFKGHGSLKHCVVVDEDINIYDPHDVEWAIATRFQADKNIVILSNQPGSSLDPSGDLSEGKKATTAKAGLDATAPLTTTGKGFAKQDYLKVDLNKYL from the coding sequence TTGGGTTTGAGAAACTTTATCGAAACACTCGACAAAAACGGCGAATTAACAAGAATAAAAAAGCCAGTGTCAACCGAGTACGAGATGGCAGGCATCATAAACGCGCTGGGCGAAAAACCAGTCTATTTTGAGAACGTTAAAGAATCAAACTACCCCGTTGTTGCAGGGTTGGTTTCATCTAAAGAATTAATCTGCCGCTCCATGGGCATAACTAAGCAGCAACTTTTACCCAAGCTACTCAGCGCTATCGAACACCCTGTAGCACCGCAGGTTGTAGCTAAGGGCGCATGCCAAGAAGTCGTAGAAACCAACGTTGACCTAACCAAACTCCCAATAATGCACTATACCGAGAAAGACGGCGGCAAATACGTCGCCAGCGCAGTAAGCATCATTAAAGACCCCGAATTGGGCAGAAACATGTGCTTCCACCGACTCATGCTCAAAGACAAAAACCACTTCGTCGCCAGAATCGTCGAGCACCGCGGCACCGACACGGCTTTAGCTAAGGCAGGCGGCGAACTGGACATCGCCATATGCATAGGCAACTCAACTCCCGTGTTGCTCGCGGCGGCTACGTCGTTGCCGATGGGTGTTGATGAACTTGGAATGGCAAACGCCTTGGAGAAGACAGAGCTTGTTAAATGCAAAACTGTCGATTTGGAAGTGCCTGCTGACTGCGAATTTGTTTTGGAAGGCAGAATCACCAAAGAGAAAGTCACTGAAGGCCCCTTCCTTGACTTAACAGGCATAGTGGACCGCCAACGCCAACAGCCCGTGTTGGAAGTCAAGTGTGTAACTCACCGTCAAAAACCCATCTACCAAACCATTCTGGCGGGGAAAAATGAGCATAAGTTTTTGATGGGCATGCCAAAAGAGCCAACCATATTCAAGGAAGTCAGCAAGGTTTGCCAGTGCAAAGACGTTTACATTACGCCGGGCGGTTGCAGTTGGCTTCACGCGGTTGTGCAGATTAAAAAGGTGAATGCTGATGACGGTAAAAAAGCCATAGATGCGGCGTTCAAAGGGCATGGTTCCTTAAAACACTGTGTCGTTGTTGACGAGGACATTAACATTTATGACCCACATGACGTGGAATGGGCTATTGCGACGCGTTTTCAAGCCGACAAAAACATAGTGATTCTTTCAAACCAGCCGGGCTCTTCTCTTGACCCGTCAGGCGATTTGTCTGAAGGCAAGAAAGCCACCACAGCTAAGGCAGGACTAGACGCGACTGCACCACTCACGACCACGGGTAAGGGCTTTGCAAAACAAGATTACCTCAAAGTTGACCTAAACAAGTACTTGTGA